In Salifodinibacter halophilus, the genomic window GAAGTCGGAGTGATCCGCGCGCGCGTGGCCGAGGGCAAGGAGAACGAAGGCGCCAAATATCGCGACTACTTCGATCACGCCGAATCGCTGGCCAAGATCCCCTCGCATCGATTGCTCGCGCTGTTCCGCGCGCGCCGCGAGGAAA contains:
- a CDS encoding RNA-binding transcriptional accessory protein; protein product: EVGVIRARVAEGKENEGAKYRDYFDHAESLAKIPSHRLLALFRARREEILFLDLDPGSDAEAGHQQGEGRVAVNAGIRDQGRPADR